From Zavarzinella sp., one genomic window encodes:
- a CDS encoding serine/threonine-protein kinase — protein MEEFEDQIRRGERPDVATFSERFPHLATEIEAVFPMLLLLEDFGSIDSPAPITTNVTIPREVGDFIILRQAGQGGMGVVYEAIQRSLGRRVALKMIGKNLVNQSNFIERFQREAQIAARLHHTNIVPVYSVGQHNDYFYYVMQFIRGQSLAAVIAELKGDGKPVATDLETTILVQQAGEGSTLPDSLRSSSHGSHANGKSAQYFANIAHLVTQIARGLDYAHDCGVVHRDIKPSNIILDYRGIPWITDFGLAKASGSDALTNPGDAIGTIAYMAPEQFDGQAGPGADIYGLGLIVYELATLQPAFQDELKVRLIEKIRHTEPTPPRIIDRSIPKDLETIILKAIAKTPPLRYQRAGELADDLQRFLEGRTIHAKRANLVQQLHRWCLRNRVVAALLLIVFSLLLALLAGATVSLSTLRANNTQITEQSSQLQQSLNRTNDLNNSLRKSLRTNLLLVAKLEAESKFPGHRNNALSNIQQAAEIEPGSDLRNIAIEVMQQSDLQKELEWTLGPTVDEIALDREFNYYTRSYLNRTYVDSAILSKRNLLTLDGKIAMNARFHPTSSLVGFGFHAKTAGFELWDYLNKKNVLKIANSELGATGFDFSADGNWAVLVHGNGTYQVISMTAPYTSSGVKTFQLDGTIRLTEKLTPEVLINQASDSFLINGFSINDSPVILYGSFREPGGLAWLQPSSRVHTCIWAKNGKAFYYALQNRLYYHELKVRSKPIELGVLANLPTRLILSHDEKYLFVNYAKPNDAEIWNLLTRSKELIYSGALLKLSDDQRVGWQEFNKMAGGVISPNSKGVLGRFQSSDQATLLFPFGTQRQQLVFLEKYPLYLHHSEGTIQLRKVEDNFELPDCRIPASKMLWDEKHNNLFSFDADGITQWHFSLKNNEKSTLLIQKIARLTFPGYSPNLTFGVRPNGNLWYANDSHVMEVARTGQTVELYARPDFNPKKPPVKPSLNPNLVFGTSTIFSNDGKWLIKPYGGALTSNSANVHHLENNEKYLIKDYSLRRLTISNSQPNYIITHHVGKIQFTPLDNPKQPSVWEVPTELEHGPACLTADGQQMALVASSEIKIFDFTRREELVRLPAYSNAHRIVSLQFTSDKQKLLISYEGGAVLLWHLDRLNDSLAPMKLNWYPTAQSHSTVRNEILQVLIQE, from the coding sequence ATGGAGGAATTCGAGGACCAGATTCGACGTGGGGAGCGACCCGATGTGGCCACTTTTTCGGAACGCTTTCCACATCTTGCCACGGAAATTGAAGCCGTTTTTCCGATGTTGCTGCTGCTGGAAGATTTCGGTTCAATCGACAGCCCCGCACCGATCACAACAAATGTGACCATCCCACGCGAAGTGGGGGACTTCATCATCCTGCGGCAGGCGGGACAGGGCGGAATGGGGGTTGTTTATGAAGCGATTCAACGGAGCCTTGGTAGACGGGTTGCATTGAAAATGATCGGGAAAAATCTGGTCAATCAGTCAAATTTCATTGAACGTTTTCAGCGAGAAGCCCAAATTGCCGCACGCCTGCACCATACGAATATTGTCCCAGTGTATTCTGTGGGGCAGCACAATGACTATTTTTATTACGTCATGCAGTTCATTCGTGGGCAATCCCTTGCGGCGGTGATTGCAGAGCTGAAAGGGGATGGTAAACCAGTCGCCACCGACCTGGAAACGACGATCCTGGTACAACAGGCGGGTGAAGGTTCTACGCTTCCTGATTCGTTGCGATCATCCAGTCACGGTTCTCATGCGAACGGAAAATCAGCACAATATTTTGCCAATATTGCTCATCTGGTGACACAAATTGCCCGTGGTCTGGATTATGCCCACGACTGTGGTGTGGTGCATCGCGATATCAAGCCTTCCAACATCATTCTCGATTATCGGGGCATCCCCTGGATTACCGATTTCGGTCTGGCGAAAGCATCTGGATCAGACGCACTGACAAATCCAGGAGATGCCATTGGCACGATTGCCTACATGGCACCAGAACAATTTGATGGACAGGCAGGCCCGGGTGCCGATATTTATGGCCTGGGGCTGATCGTTTATGAATTGGCGACGCTGCAGCCCGCGTTTCAGGATGAGTTGAAAGTTCGGTTGATAGAAAAAATTCGTCATACGGAACCGACACCGCCCCGCATAATTGACCGGTCGATCCCGAAAGATCTCGAAACCATTATTCTGAAAGCAATCGCGAAAACTCCCCCTCTTCGCTATCAGCGGGCAGGCGAACTTGCGGACGATTTGCAACGATTTCTGGAAGGCCGCACCATTCATGCAAAGCGTGCCAATCTGGTGCAGCAACTGCATCGTTGGTGCCTGCGAAACCGAGTGGTGGCAGCACTTCTTCTCATCGTTTTTTCACTTTTGCTTGCCTTGCTCGCTGGTGCCACCGTGAGTTTATCAACGTTACGCGCCAACAATACCCAGATCACAGAACAATCCAGTCAACTGCAGCAATCGCTGAATCGCACGAATGATCTTAACAATTCTCTCAGAAAATCACTCCGTACCAATCTTTTGTTGGTGGCGAAACTAGAAGCGGAAAGTAAGTTTCCCGGACATCGGAACAACGCACTTTCCAATATCCAACAGGCAGCCGAAATCGAACCGGGTAGCGATCTCAGAAATATTGCGATTGAAGTGATGCAGCAAAGTGATCTCCAAAAGGAACTCGAGTGGACCTTGGGGCCAACTGTCGACGAGATCGCATTAGATCGTGAATTTAACTACTATACACGATCGTATTTAAACCGCACGTACGTCGATTCAGCGATACTATCGAAACGCAATTTGTTGACGCTGGATGGCAAGATTGCCATGAACGCCAGATTTCACCCCACTTCCAGCCTTGTGGGCTTCGGGTTTCATGCCAAAACCGCTGGATTTGAACTGTGGGATTACTTGAACAAGAAAAATGTCCTAAAAATTGCCAACAGCGAACTTGGTGCGACTGGTTTTGATTTTTCTGCTGATGGAAATTGGGCAGTACTTGTACATGGCAATGGCACATATCAGGTAATATCGATGACAGCCCCATACACCAGTAGTGGGGTAAAAACATTTCAACTGGATGGCACAATTCGGTTAACAGAGAAACTCACTCCAGAAGTGCTGATCAACCAGGCCAGCGACAGCTTTCTGATCAACGGATTTTCCATAAATGATTCCCCGGTAATCCTTTATGGCTCATTTCGCGAACCGGGTGGGCTTGCCTGGTTGCAACCATCAAGCCGCGTACACACCTGTATCTGGGCAAAAAATGGCAAAGCATTCTACTACGCTCTGCAAAACAGGCTTTATTATCACGAACTCAAAGTGCGATCCAAACCGATCGAGCTGGGTGTATTAGCAAACCTGCCCACCCGATTGATTTTGTCACACGATGAAAAATATCTGTTTGTGAATTACGCCAAACCCAATGATGCCGAAATCTGGAATCTCCTGACCAGATCGAAAGAGTTGATTTATTCTGGTGCATTGTTGAAACTGTCTGACGATCAGCGGGTGGGGTGGCAGGAATTTAACAAAATGGCGGGGGGAGTCATTTCACCTAACTCAAAAGGGGTCCTGGGAAGATTTCAATCATCGGATCAAGCTACACTGCTGTTTCCATTCGGAACGCAACGTCAACAACTGGTTTTCTTGGAGAAATACCCATTGTACCTACACCATTCGGAAGGGACCATTCAGTTACGAAAGGTCGAAGATAATTTCGAACTGCCGGATTGTCGGATTCCTGCAAGCAAGATGTTGTGGGATGAGAAACACAACAATCTCTTCAGTTTTGATGCCGATGGGATCACGCAGTGGCACTTTTCATTAAAAAATAATGAGAAATCAACACTGTTGATCCAAAAGATCGCACGATTGACCTTTCCGGGTTATTCACCAAATCTCACTTTCGGAGTGCGCCCGAATGGCAACTTATGGTACGCAAATGATTCGCACGTCATGGAAGTAGCCCGAACGGGCCAAACCGTAGAATTGTATGCACGCCCGGATTTCAATCCTAAAAAACCTCCTGTGAAACCAAGTTTAAATCCGAATCTGGTGTTTGGAACTTCAACGATTTTTTCAAATGACGGCAAGTGGTTAATCAAGCCATACGGTGGTGCACTGACCAGTAATTCAGCCAATGTGCATCACCTCGAAAACAATGAAAAATATCTCATTAAAGATTACTCACTACGCCGATTGACCATTTCGAACTCTCAACCGAACTATATCATTACGCACCATGTGGGCAAAATCCAGTTCACTCCACTCGATAACCCCAAACAGCCATCGGTGTGGGAAGTCCCCACAGAACTGGAGCATGGACCTGCATGCTTAACTGCAGATGGACAACAAATGGCACTTGTAGCCAGTTCGGAGATTAAAATTTTCGATTTTACTCGCCGCGAGGAACTTGTCAGGCTGCCTGCTTATTCAAACGCCCATCGGATTGTATCACTCCAATTCACCTCAGATAAGCAAAAATTGTTGATCAGTTATGAAGGTGGTGCGGTGCTGCTTTGGCACCTCGACCGTCTGAACGATTCGCTGGCACCGATGAAACTGAATTGGTATCCTACTGCCCAGTCGCACAGCACGGTGCGTAACGAGATTTTGCAAGTCCTTATTCAGGAATAG
- a CDS encoding sigma-70 family RNA polymerase sigma factor: MGNEPEKNDPITQDLLHLAAKGDQACLGELLNRDRDRLRKMIILRLDPALAGRVDPSDIIQEAQLEATRRLPEYVNNPTMPFFLWLRLITGQNILRMHRVHLIAQQRDARMELSLYRNAIPEASSAALAANLAGKITGPLEEVVRAEIKLMLTVAINSMDEIDREVLVLKHFEQLSTSEVATELNISLDAAKKRHIRAIKRLKEILDSFPGGLEG; the protein is encoded by the coding sequence ATGGGAAATGAACCCGAAAAAAATGACCCGATCACACAGGATTTGCTGCATCTGGCAGCAAAGGGAGATCAGGCATGCCTGGGGGAACTGCTCAATCGGGATCGGGACCGACTGCGAAAAATGATCATTCTGCGGTTGGATCCGGCCCTGGCTGGCAGAGTCGATCCTTCTGATATCATCCAGGAAGCCCAGTTGGAGGCCACCCGTCGTCTGCCGGAATACGTGAACAATCCTACGATGCCGTTTTTTTTGTGGTTACGATTGATTACCGGTCAGAATATTTTGCGGATGCACCGCGTGCATCTGATTGCACAACAGCGAGATGCACGAATGGAATTATCACTGTATCGGAATGCTATTCCGGAAGCATCTTCTGCGGCCCTGGCGGCCAATCTGGCAGGAAAGATTACTGGCCCACTGGAAGAAGTGGTGCGGGCGGAAATCAAGTTAATGCTGACGGTGGCCATCAACAGCATGGACGAAATAGATCGGGAAGTGCTTGTTTTGAAGCATTTCGAACAATTGAGTACCTCGGAAGTAGCTACGGAATTGAATATTTCTCTCGATGCGGCAAAAAAGCGTCATATCCGGGCGATCAAACGACTGAAAGAGATTTTGGATTCCTTTCCCGGTGGTTTAGAGGGTTAA
- a CDS encoding WD40 repeat domain-containing serine/threonine protein kinase encodes MNSLNNTDFNLEEIVRSQAEGFQEGRGKYVESFVAEHPALESASDLMIELIIREKNLRRLTGESPGDEEYFHRFPLLKDQLTIAFSLERLWQEQSLAESANNFSTNINQGKTLSQDSQGDLPTIPGYHIHSVVGRGAMSVVYRATQKEPHRDVALKVFHRLGSSHEVALDRFKKEANSLARLRDDRIVCIYAVGETDARPYLALEFLPAGSLANYLDHHSPTLRESVSIVIEVCKALEVAHNAKIIHRDLKPANILLDTPTSDVGTRVKVTDFGLAKDFEETAITQSGEILGTPAYMSPEQATGNETIDIRTDIFSIGVILYEMITGNRTFVGTTPIEIIRQVIDCQFNAPVYLNSAITKDLNTICLKCLERNRIHRYQTCDELRRDLEAYLENRPISARPITKFDQTWRWCKRNKLVSTLIFGIILTCIFGTLISASYAVRYEHKATAEMKSRISLAESQVTIKNQLSEIQAEQQLSQQRADENSHLLYNSNMLLTQNAWRNQNLSQMTQILSSHLPRVGYKDNRDFEWYHWCHTTAKPRIIHSNARFAQVKANQAGTSFLTFDANKSELAVYDATTHQITWQTTHKPTPRGYQEFSLGNTARKMILRDTQSIHIFNLEKNHHPKPITIKERLSLTTNLCINPTEDQFAFLISTGSGNNPLITVKVYSTVGELVTTFQVKGSGKVQTLAFSADGSYLILKAGATVAVYDLQKKTVINNSTIPDSLELMLAVHPIENRVALGSKDNIQFLRLPDLQLLHEVTLKDNKLFSFLPSGKQLFVMPAIKDFLATDDSLNIGQRFEIGMPYIWDIETHRVIRYLPKATIESQFLASKAMLRTLLQGIELIPTTHPQYSDFTNNLPEDGLLSNYCTGAISTDGKEIVHVSGKDRHLEFSFRTTADNSLVKTLDIKPQHRMQGITRIQYSRGRQFLAVTYFTFGEDMVLRPHVRVYDLSKPEPDFYELDGSGFELLMNDQVILLQDNKLLKWFDLSSRKVLLSIDGHSPHVAPGGKTIAFLKMTRLNDMQHRKECVFLDQSSMNVLSTHLLAVTPYPDFASPVPNTWGTWSPDGTRFVCAIRESTRRPDRMEEYSIYFFDRSGELHQKIPHLTRVPPIFAFSNDGSQYAIVPSVGTIKVRNTADHIDLYECKVPTKSILDVRFSPTDSRLIATTVDGKIILWDTKTQQEVLELDHPRVIKTWMPPDRSYIFSESDRGSYRIWHTRKNIQ; translated from the coding sequence ATGAACTCGCTGAATAATACGGATTTCAATCTGGAAGAAATTGTTCGCAGCCAGGCGGAAGGTTTTCAGGAAGGCCGTGGCAAATATGTCGAATCATTTGTCGCCGAACACCCTGCTTTGGAATCTGCATCCGATCTAATGATTGAACTGATTATCCGTGAAAAAAATCTGCGACGACTGACTGGAGAATCGCCAGGTGATGAAGAATATTTTCACCGATTTCCCCTATTGAAAGATCAGCTGACGATCGCGTTTTCGCTGGAACGGCTTTGGCAGGAACAATCTCTGGCAGAATCTGCAAACAACTTTTCCACTAATATCAACCAGGGGAAAACATTATCGCAGGATTCTCAAGGAGATTTACCCACCATCCCAGGATACCACATTCACTCGGTGGTGGGTCGTGGTGCGATGAGTGTTGTATATCGAGCCACACAAAAAGAACCTCACCGTGATGTTGCACTGAAAGTATTCCATCGTTTGGGTAGCAGCCATGAAGTCGCTCTCGATCGATTCAAGAAAGAAGCCAATTCTCTGGCCCGCCTACGGGACGACCGAATTGTCTGCATTTATGCGGTGGGAGAAACTGATGCTCGACCTTACCTGGCCCTGGAATTTTTACCAGCTGGAAGCCTGGCAAATTATCTCGACCACCATTCACCCACTTTACGGGAAAGCGTAAGCATTGTCATAGAAGTGTGCAAGGCACTGGAAGTTGCACACAACGCGAAGATTATTCATCGCGATTTAAAACCAGCAAACATTTTGCTGGACACTCCCACATCGGATGTTGGCACGCGAGTCAAGGTAACCGACTTCGGGCTTGCAAAGGATTTTGAAGAAACCGCGATCACCCAAAGTGGGGAAATACTTGGAACACCCGCTTACATGTCGCCAGAACAGGCAACTGGCAATGAAACCATTGACATACGCACCGATATTTTTTCAATCGGTGTTATTCTGTATGAAATGATTACTGGTAACAGAACATTTGTGGGCACCACACCAATTGAGATTATCCGACAGGTAATTGATTGTCAGTTCAACGCTCCTGTTTACCTGAACTCAGCAATTACGAAAGATCTCAATACGATCTGCCTGAAATGCCTGGAGCGAAATCGAATTCATCGTTATCAAACGTGTGACGAATTACGGCGTGACCTGGAAGCTTATCTGGAAAACCGACCGATTTCCGCCCGCCCGATCACAAAATTCGATCAGACCTGGCGTTGGTGTAAGCGAAACAAACTTGTCAGTACATTGATTTTTGGCATCATTCTCACCTGTATTTTTGGTACGCTGATTTCGGCTTCGTACGCCGTACGATACGAACACAAAGCCACTGCTGAAATGAAGTCCCGCATCAGTTTGGCGGAAAGTCAGGTGACAATCAAGAATCAGCTGAGTGAAATCCAAGCAGAGCAACAGTTATCTCAGCAGCGAGCAGATGAAAACAGTCATTTACTTTACAATTCCAATATGTTGTTGACACAGAACGCCTGGAGAAATCAGAATCTTAGTCAAATGACACAGATTCTATCGAGTCACTTGCCCAGGGTGGGATACAAAGACAATAGAGATTTTGAGTGGTATCACTGGTGCCACACTACGGCAAAGCCCAGGATCATTCATTCGAATGCTCGTTTTGCACAAGTGAAGGCAAATCAAGCTGGAACCAGCTTTCTCACTTTTGATGCCAACAAAAGCGAACTAGCAGTATATGATGCAACTACTCATCAAATTACCTGGCAGACAACCCACAAACCAACACCCCGTGGGTACCAGGAATTCTCGCTTGGCAATACTGCACGCAAGATGATCCTTCGGGATACTCAGTCGATCCATATTTTCAATCTTGAAAAGAATCATCACCCGAAGCCAATCACGATCAAAGAACGTTTATCACTTACAACCAATCTGTGTATCAATCCCACAGAAGATCAGTTTGCGTTTCTTATCAGCACTGGTTCGGGGAACAATCCTCTAATTACTGTGAAAGTGTATTCCACTGTGGGGGAACTTGTTACCACCTTTCAGGTAAAAGGCAGTGGCAAAGTTCAAACGCTCGCCTTCTCGGCTGATGGCAGTTATCTTATCCTCAAAGCAGGTGCAACAGTAGCTGTTTATGACTTGCAAAAGAAAACAGTTATCAACAATTCTACCATTCCAGACAGTCTGGAACTGATGCTGGCAGTGCATCCGATTGAAAATCGTGTCGCATTGGGCTCAAAGGATAATATCCAATTTCTTCGATTGCCGGATCTGCAACTGTTACATGAAGTTACTTTAAAGGATAACAAACTGTTTTCATTTCTCCCCTCAGGCAAACAACTCTTTGTGATGCCAGCAATCAAAGATTTCCTGGCTACAGATGACAGTTTGAATATCGGCCAGCGTTTTGAAATCGGCATGCCTTATATTTGGGACATTGAAACTCACCGGGTGATCCGTTACCTCCCAAAAGCAACCATCGAATCACAATTTCTTGCTTCCAAGGCGATGTTGCGAACATTGCTGCAGGGAATAGAATTGATCCCCACTACTCACCCACAGTATTCTGATTTCACAAACAATTTGCCGGAAGATGGATTACTTTCAAACTACTGCACTGGGGCAATATCAACGGATGGAAAAGAAATCGTACATGTGAGTGGGAAGGATCGGCACCTGGAATTTTCTTTCCGCACCACAGCTGATAACAGTCTTGTGAAAACTCTTGATATCAAACCACAGCACAGGATGCAGGGAATTACCCGTATCCAGTACTCTCGTGGCAGGCAATTTCTTGCAGTAACCTATTTTACTTTTGGCGAAGACATGGTATTAAGACCCCACGTGCGGGTTTATGATCTTAGCAAACCCGAACCCGATTTTTATGAGCTGGATGGCTCTGGGTTTGAGTTGTTAATGAACGACCAAGTGATTCTGTTGCAGGATAACAAACTACTCAAATGGTTCGATCTTTCTTCTCGAAAAGTTCTTTTATCGATAGATGGGCATTCGCCCCATGTGGCACCTGGTGGAAAAACAATTGCATTTCTGAAAATGACCAGACTGAACGACATGCAACATCGCAAAGAATGTGTCTTTCTAGATCAATCCTCAATGAATGTACTTTCAACTCACCTATTGGCCGTTACTCCCTATCCGGATTTTGCATCTCCTGTGCCCAATACGTGGGGAACATGGTCACCCGATGGCACCAGGTTTGTCTGTGCTATCCGAGAATCAACTCGCCGGCCTGATCGAATGGAAGAATATTCGATTTACTTTTTTGATCGATCAGGTGAACTCCATCAGAAAATACCCCATCTTACCAGAGTGCCACCAATTTTCGCTTTTTCAAATGACGGTTCGCAGTACGCGATCGTACCAAGCGTTGGAACGATTAAGGTGCGAAATACAGCTGACCATATTGATTTGTATGAATGCAAAGTGCCCACGAAATCGATCCTGGATGTCCGTTTTTCTCCCACTGATTCGCGGCTAATTGCCACCACAGTGGATGGAAAAATAATTCTGTGGGATACCAAAACCCAGCAGGAAGTGCTGGAATTGGACCACCCACGAGTGATAAAAACCTGGATGCCGCCTGATCGTTCGTACATATTCAGCGAATCGGACCGCGGATCTTATCGAATCTGGCATACCCGAAAAAATATTCAGTAA